From the genome of Candidatus Deferrimicrobium borealis:
GCCCCTCGCTCAGGTACTGCTGGACGACGATCCCGACGCCGACCAGCGCGGCGACGATCGGGATGATCCATACGACCGGGACCCGCGTGCGTTTCTTCGGAACGCTCGTAGCCTCCGGAACGTTCGCAAGATCGGCGTTTTCAGTCATTTGTCTCCTGCTTTCCCTGGCTGGAATCCCAGATCAGGCGGGGGTCGAACGATTCCGCGGCGAAAATCGTCAGGATGACCACCGCCGAGAAGAACAGGACCCCGGGCTCGGGCGCAACGGACATGAGCGGCTTTAGCTGGATGAGGGCGACGACGAACGTGGCGACGAACACGTCGACCATCGACCATCGCCCGATGATCTCCAGGACGCGATACAGCCGCGTCCGCTCCCGGTGGTTCCGGGCCGAGCCGCGCTGCACCGTGATCAGGAGATACGCGAGGGCCGCCAGCTTCGCCAGCGGGATCATCACGCTCGCGATCAGCAGGATCAGCGCCAGGTACCACGACCCCGACGTATAGAGGTAGACGACGCCGCTGATGATGGTGTCGGGCTCCTCGGACGTCAGCGTGGTCGTCCGCATCACCGGCAGGATATTGGCCGGGAGGTAGCAGATCGCCGCGGCGATGATCAGCGCCCATGTCCGCTGGATCGCGTCGCGGCGTCGGAATTCGAGCTCCTTGCCGCACCGCGGGCAGTGTCCCGTTCCCTCCGCCCCGGCCGGCCGGGTGAGGAGGCCGCACGCCTCGCACGAGACGAGCCCCTCGCGCATGCCGGTCCGAGCGACAGCGGTCATCGCCCCGCCTCCGCCGCATCCGCCCCCCCGGAAGGGAGCACCCGTTGCGGCCATTCGCCGTTCACCCAGCGGACCCGCGACCAGGCCTCCCGTGGGTCGAAGCTGGACGACATCGCCGCGAGCAGCAGGATGAGCCCGCCGACCGCGAAGATCCCGACGCCGGGAACCACCCTCGCGAGCGCCGCGATCTTGACCAGCGAGACGAGGATGCCCAGCAGCATCACCTCGGCCATCGACCAGGACCCGGCGATCTCCACCCAGCGCAGCAGCGTGCCGACCCAGCGCGGCGCCGGCGGCCGCCGCACGGAGATCAGGATCGCAAGCAGGAACCCGATCTCCAGGGCCGGTGCGATCACCGCGAAGAGCGCGATGAGCAGCGCCGTGATCTTTTCTCCCTGCATCCACATCTGCCACGCGCCGCCGGCGATCGTCGTGCTCGACTCCCGTCCGGCGACCGAAAGCCCCATCAACGGCTCCACGTTGGCGAAGAGGAACGCGATGGACGCGGCGACCGCCAGCGCCGTCGTGCGTTCGAGGGATCCCGGTTTGCAGGTCGCAAGCTTCCGGCCGCACCGCGGACAGCACGCCGTCCCGCCCGGCTGCAGCGAAGGGATCCGCTGCAGCAGGTCGCACTCGGGACAGGCGACGAGATCTTCGGGCAACGGCCTCATACGGGTATTCTATTCGACATAACTGACGGAGGGGGAGAGGGAAAATCGATGCGGGGGCGGCCGGCATACCGCGGAATCCCGGGAACACGCCGGAACCGGGACGGAGGGATCCAACGGGAAGGGGTGCGGACCGTGGGTCCGCACCCCTTCGAAACGCGGCCGGTGAGTCCGGTTACGCGATTATGCCGCGGTGGAGGCCAGGGCCTACTTCTTCGCCGCCTTCTCCAGGGAGACCGCGATCGCTTCCGTGTACGTGATCACCAGGCGGTCCCCCACCTTGACCTCGTCGAGTTTCTCCGGGCGCAACGGTGTCACCGTCACGGACTTCCCGTCCTCCCCTTTCAGGGTCACGGTCTTCGCCTTCTTGTCGATGGCCGTGATCGTGGCGTTGACGCTCGTCTGACTCCCGACGACTCCCGCCGGCTTCTCCCCCGGTTTCGAGCGGGACATCGCCGCGCTCTCGCCGGAAGGGGGGAAAGCCTCGTCCTTTTTCAGAACGCGCACGGCGATGGATTCGTAATAGGAGAATTTCACGTCGTCGCCCACGCTCACCTGCGCCAGGTTCCTCACTTCATCGCTGGCCTTGAACGTGACAGAGTTCCCCTCCGGCCCCTTCAGGGTGACCATCCGGGTCTTCTGGTCGATCGCCTCGACCTTCGCCGTCTTCTCGACCACCGAAGACGTTTTCCAGGAAGGTTGTTCCGCTTTCTTCGCGGCCGGCTCCGCCGCCCACCCGCCTGCCGCGAGCGAAAGGACCAACAGCACCACAAGTAACGCAAATCCGGTTTTCCTCATGAGAATCCTCCTCCTTGTATTGTGGATCCTTGCGACCGCCAGCACAGGAACGATTCGGCCGTACGGGACCAAACCGTACATTGCTGTAAGGTGACATTATTCCAACTCGCCACGGCAAAGTAAAGACAATACGTAAAGAAAATCGTGTAATGAAACCCTATCACCCGTCTGGGATTCCTTCCGGATCCTCGGTACTATACTATATGTTCATCAGGACCACCGGCCGCACGGCGCTTGCCGTGACCCCGACTGCCCGGAACAGCAGGAGGCCCCATGAGCGACAAGAAACGGTCCCGGAAACTGTGGGGCGTCCTGCTGGCCGCCCTGCTCGTCCTGCCGGGCGGAGTCCTTGCCCAAACCCCCGAGAAGGCGCCGGCCAAGGCGTTCTCCCAGGAGGAGCTGGACCGGCTCCTCGCCCCGATCGCGCTGTACCCGGACGACCTCCTGACCCAGCTCCTGATGGCGTCCACCTATCCCCTCGAGGTCGCGAAGGCCAACAGCTGGGTGAAGCAGAACAAGGAGCTTAAGGGCGACGCCCTCACGAAAGCTCTCGAGAAACAGGAATGGGACCCGAGCGTCAAATCGCTCGTGAACTTTCCCCAGGTCCTCCAGATGATGGACGACAAGCTGGACTGGACGCAGAAACTGGGGGACGCCTTCCTCGCGCAGCAGAAGGATGTCATGGACACCGTTCAGAAGCTCCGCAAGAAAGCGTATGACGAGGGCAATCTGAAGTCGGGCAAGGAGCAGACCGTGGTGGTCGAGAAGGATCCGCAGACCGTCATCATCATCCAGCAGGCCAACCCGGAGGTCGTCTACGTGCCGTCGTACAACCCCTCCGTGGTGTACGGCGTGTGGGCGTACCCCGCGTACCCGCCGTATTACGTCTACCCGGCCCCATACGCGGGGGCAGCGTTTTTCACCGGGGTCGCCGTCGGCGTCGCGTGGGGATACGCCTGGGGGCACTCCAACTGGCACGGGGGCGACGTGAACATCAACTATAACCAGAACACGAACATCAACCGCAACATCGACCGGGGGAAATACGCGCAACAGCAACCGGCGCGCGGCGGCCAGTCCGGTTCCGGAAAATGGCAGCACGACGCCAGCCACCGGCAGGGCGTCGCCTACAGGGACAGCGCGACGGCGAAGCAGTACGGCCAGGGGAGCGGGCGGCAGACCCCGTCCAGCAACGAGGCGCGCGGGTACGGCGACCGGGGAGGGGCGGGGGCGCAGGCCGGGAGCCTTGACCGGGGCGCATCCGGCGGAACCGGACGGGGTGACGGCGCAGGGGGAGGCGGGCGCGAGAACGCCTTCAGCGGCTCGGGCAGCGGCAGCCAGGACCGGGCCGCGAGCGATCGCGGGCAGTCGAGCCGGGCCAGCGGAGGTGGTGGAGGCGGAGGGTCCCGCGGCGGAGGCGGAGGTGGAGGTGGAGGCGGCGGAGGCGGCGGAGGCGGCGGCCGCGGCGGCGGTGGCCGCAGGTAGGGAGGCGGGAGCCGGAAGCCGTATCCCGTACCGCGACACTATCCGGAGGTAGGAACGATGAGATCCCCGAGAACCCGTTCGGAGAAAGCCCTGCTCCTCCCGCTGATCTTCGCGCTGGTCTGTGCGGCGGCGACCGTACTCTCCGCCCCGGATTCGTCGGCGGCGACGGCGAAGGCACAACCGAAAACCTTCGTGTCGCCCGAGGAGGCGGTGAAGGCGTTGGTCGACGCCATGAAAACCGGCGACAAGGCACAAATGTCGGGCGTCTTCGGCCCGGGATCGGAATCCCTGATCTCCTCGGGTGACGATGTGGAGGACAAGGCCGAGCGGGAGCGGTTCCTTAAGAATTACGAAGAGAAGCACTCCCTCGAGAAGAAGGGCGTCGACGAGGTCCTCCTCCAGGTGGGGAAGGACGACTGGCCGTTCCCGATCCCCATCCGGAAGACAGGTTCGGCCTGGTCCTTCGACACGAAGGCGGGCAAGGAAGAGATCCTGAACCGCCGGATCGGCCGGAACGAACTGAACACCATCGACGTCCTCGAGGCCTACGTCGTCGCGCAGCGGGAATACGCCGCCAGGGATTGGGACGGTGACGGCGCGTACCCCTACGCGCAGAAATTCGCGAGCACGCCCGGAAAGAAAGACGGGCTGTATTGGGAAGCCAAGGAGGGCGAGGAGGCAAGCCCCCTCGGCCCTTTGGCCGCCAGGGCCGCTCAAGAGGGGTACACGCGGAAAGGGAAATCGGGGAAACCGTCCCCTTATTACGGCTACTACTTCCGGATCCTCAAGGCCCAGGGGAAGCATGCGCCCGGAGGGGCCTACGACTACGTGGTGAAGGGGAACATGATCCTCGGGTTCGGACTGGTCGCCTATCCCGCGACGTACGGATCCTCCGGCATCATGACCTTCCTCGTGAACCAGGAAGGCGTCGTGTACCAGAAGGATCTCGGCAAGGGGACGGCGAAAGCGGCCGGGGGGATGAAGCGGTACGACCCCGACCCGACCTGGAAGAAGGTCGAAGCCGGCCCGCCGCAAGGATCCCCGCCGGGGAAGTGACCGGCCGGCGCGGACCCCGGGGGAGAGGAGATTACTTTTCCGGAAGGGTCATCCCGGGAAGGACCTTCCTCTTTTTCTCGACCGCGTCGAGGGACTCCACGCCGACCTCGAGGAACGCCCGGCCGCTCCCCTCCACGGCGTAGAAGATCTTGCCGTCGTAGACGATCTCGCCGTAATAGTCGGTCCACCCCTTGGCGGACAGCTTGTACTTCCGTTCCGGATCCAGGTCCGTGGGGGGGGATCCGAAAATCAGCGACGATCCCGGATCGAAACTCACGGCAAGGGACGTTTCGCCGACCTCCGTGGCGATCCCGGGTGTGCCGGCGGGGATCACCACCTCCTCCAGGAGCCCCCCCTCCTTCGTCACGAACTTGTGGCTCTTCGAGATCTCCCCCTCCTCGCGGCGGAAGTCCCTCTGCAGGGTGATATCGCTTGAAACGTAATACTGCAGGTTCTTGAGGTCCTCGCTCCCCAGGCCGTAATGGGTCCGGATCCCCTGGGTGAAGGCGACCCTTTGGGGTGCACACCCCGCAAAGGAGAGAGAACCGGCGACCAGTACCAGGAGTGCGCACATCTTCAACGCGTCGATCGCAGGCGGACGGCTTCCCATGAGGACCTCCGGAGGATGATTCGTTCCTGCTGATGATTTTGCCACAATCGGCCGTGACGCAGGTGGAAGACATGCAACCCGCCCGCCTCCATCCCCCGCGATGTCCCGGCGGAATCCTGCGGGGAACTATCTGTTTGCCGACAGCCGATCCTTCCGGTATGCTTGGAATCATCCTAATGTATCCGGTTGATTTTTCTAGGGAAGAGGCATGAGCGGAACGAAGGAGACCATGCGCCCGCCACCGGCGAAACAGGGTCCGATGAGGCGCCGGGTTCGGCCGGATTTTGCATGGCTCCTTTGCATGATCCTGTGCATCCTGATCGTTTCCGGATTCGAAGACCGCATCCCGCTGATATGGGCAGCCGGGATCTTTCTGAAGATCGCCATCTTCGTACTGGCGCTCCATGTTTCCGACGTGGGCCGGAAATTTTTCCTCGCGGCGGTATCGTTGGCCTTGATCGTGGCCGGGGCATCCGTTCCGGCCCGGATGTACCACGGCGGGTTGGAGGTCCTCGTCCTGGGCGCATGGAGTGCGATGCTGTTGCTGGTCCCCGTCTCGATTCTTCGAAAAGTCGGAAAGGAGTTCTCGGAAGAGGGCGTGGACCTGGAAGTCGTCCTGGGCGCCCTGTGCGCCTATCTGTTCATCGGCGTCTATTTCGCCTTCCTCTACGACGTCATGGCAAACCTCTCGAAGAGCCCCTTCTTTGCCCAACCCGGGGCGGACGGCAAGTTGAATTACCTTTATTTCAGCTTCATCACGCTCACCACCACCGGGTACGGAGATCTCTCCCCGGCATTCGGGCCGGGACGGATGATCGCGGTCACCGAGGCCGTCATCGGGCAACTCTACCTCGTTTCCGTGGTCGCCATCGTCGTCAGCGCCTTCGGGAAGCGGAAGAAATCCCCCTCTCAGGAATGAAAAACATCTCCGTAGCGACACTCCTTGCGGTTCTGACGGCACTGTCGCTCGTCACCGCCTGCGCCACCCTGCCGGAGAATGTCGGGCGCAAGGAGACGTTCGCCTATCCCGATACCGGGGACACCCTTCTTGGCAGGGGGTATTCCAGAGAAGAAGCCGCGCAACCCGGAATATCCGCTTTCCACCTGCTGGGCAACGGCCTGGACGCGTTCGTCGCCCGCGCCGTGCTGGCGCACGTCGCCGAGCGCAGCATCGACGTGCAGTATTACCTGTACCATGACGATCTCGTCGGCCGGTTGTTGACCTGGCAACTGCTCCGGGCGGCCGACCGGGGAGTCCGGGTCCGCCTGCTGGTCGACGACATGGATCTCGCCGGGAGGGATCCCGGCGTACTCGCCCTGGACAGCCACCCCAATGTGGAAGTCCGCATCTTCAATCCCTTCAGCCGGAAGACGGGCAGAACGTCGCAATACCTGACCCGCATGGGATCGGTGACCCGCCGGATGCACAACAAGTCGTTCACGGTCGACAGCCAGGCGGCCATCCTGGGCGGCCGCAACATCGGCAACGAATATTTCGAGGCCGATCCGGACCTCGCGTTCGCGGACCTGGATGTCCTCGGCGTCGGGCCGGTCGCCCGGGACGTTTCGACCGCCTTCGACCGGTACTGGAACAGCGAACTGGCGTACCCCGCATCGGTCCTGATCGGCGAGCCCCCGACGCCGGAAGAGATCGCGCGAAAGCGGCAACAGCTGGAAGAATTCGTGGCCGCGCAGGCGGATTCCGTCTACCTGAAGGCCCTGCGGAACTCCGACCTGGCGGACAAGATCCGGAAAAACCGGGTTCGATACTCCTGGGGACACGCCGTCGTCGTGTACGACCGGCCGGAGAAACTGCTCCACGACGCCGGCCAAGAGGAATATCAGCTGGCCCCGCAACTGAAGCCGTACGTGGAGGGGGTTCAGAAAGAGTTGATCATCTTCTCTCCCTACTTCGTACCCGGGGATGCGGGAACGGCCTTCCTGACCAGCCTCGCCGCGCGTGGGGTGCGGGTCCGGATCCTGACGAACTCGCTGGCCTCCAACGACGTGAGCGTCGTGCACGCCGGGTATGCGAAATACCGAAAGGCGCTCCTGCGGGGCGGTGTCGAGCTGTACGAGATGAACAAAAAGCTGACCCGGGAACAGCGGGAGGAGAAGAAAGGGACGGGGGGATCGTCCAAGGCCAGCCTCCACGCCAAATCGTTCGTGTTCGACCGGAACCAGGTCTTCATCGGCTCCCTGAACCTCGACCCCCGGGCCTTGATCCACAACACCGAAATCGGCGTCGTGCTGACCTCCCCGGAGATCGCGCAGGGGATGGGGGACTGGTTCGATGAAAACATCGGGAAGGTGGCGTTTCGTGTGGAGTTGAAACGGGGCAAAGACGGGTCGGAGATCCTCCTGTGGCATGGCGTGGTCGACGGCACGCCGCAGACCTTCGACGCGGATCCTTATACGGGTTTCTGGAAGCGGCTCGGGATCGGCTTCCTCGGCATCCTGCCGATCGAGTCGCAGTTGTAGCGGCTCTCCCCCTCCCGGCCGCGACGCCGGATCGCCGTAGCCTCGCCGGAGGACGGCGGCGGACCTGCCGCCGCCGCCCTCCGGGCCGATCAGAACATGAAACCGATGTCCAGCCGCCCTCCCGGGAAGGCCGTATTTCCCGCATCGCCGACATCCATCCACTGCCAGACGACGCTGCCGCGCAGGAAGAAGCCGGGCGTCACGTCCCAGCGCCCGCCGAGTCCCAGGCTGTACGAGAAATAATCCTTGGCGTAGGTGTCCTGGTACGACGTGCAGATGTAGCCGTACCACGGGTCATACCAGCAGCCGGTTTGCGGCAGCCCCGCCGGGATGTTCGAGTCCACCCACGTCCAGCCGATCCCGCCCATGACGAAGGGTGTCAACGGGCCCTCAAGGAAATAGTAGCTCAGGTTGAGGGCGAACGTGGAGGCGTCGAGCGTTCCGCTGGCCGTTGTCGTGCCGGTGGAAATCCCGCCGATGTCGGTGGTGCGGATTATCGCCTTGTAGTTCGCGCTGGCCCAGGACCAGTCGAGGTGCATTGCGAACTTGTTGGTGAAGTTGTAGCCGAAGCCGAAACCGAATCCCAGATCCGCGTCGGTATCGATGCTCGTTCCCCCGTCGAAGTCGATGGTCTTGGAAGCAACGTAGCGCGGCTGGAGAGTGAACTCGTACCGGTCCTGACGGGGCCGGTACGAAGTCGGATCCGCCGCCCCGGCGGAGATCGAAACGGCCAGCAATGCCACAACACCTGCGATCACGATCACCGACCTGGAACGAACCATGGGTTGCCTCCTTATCCGTTGTATGACCGCATCCCCGCGGTCAGGGGTTGGACAATTATCACCGGGTGATGAACAGGATCCAGGGGGTGCCCACGACGAGGAAGACCAGGAGACTGAAGGCTGTCGTGATCGCCCCCAGCCGGTACAACTCCCCCTGGGTCAGGTAGCCGCTCCCGACGAAGATCACGTTCTGGCTCCCCCCCTGCGGGGTGATCGTGGAGAAGTAGCTGCTCGAGAAGAGGAGGGCGAAGGCGAGGATCTCCTTCGGCACGCCCGTCCGGATGCCCACGTCCAGGAAGACGCCGAACAACGCCAGCACCTGGGACGACTGGCTCACGAACAGGTAGTGGATCAGCACGTAGAGGACGACCAGCGCCACGTAGGCCACCGGCCAGGAGACCCCTTCGAGTCTCGTGGCCAGCCGCTCCCCCACGTACCCCATGAACCCCATCTCGTTGAGCTGTCCGCTCAGGGCGAAGAGGACGGCCAGCCAGAGGAACGTCGCGAGCGTGTCCCCCTCGTGCTTGAAATCCTCCAGGGTGAGGACGCTGGTGGCGAGCAGCGCGCCGAGGCCGGCGAACGCCACGGCGGTCAGGTCCACCTTCAGGGTCCCCGCGAAGACCCACCCCGAGACCATGAGCGCGAAGGCCACGGCGACGACTTTTTCGTCCCGGCTCAGGGGACCCATGGTCCGGAGCGCCTCGCGGGCGGCGGCCGGGGCCTCGGGGGTCTCCTTCACTTCCGGCGGGTAGATCTTGTAGAGCACGAGGGGCAGCAGGAGGATCGCCGCCAGCGCGGGGACCGACGCCGCGATCAGCCAGGAACCGAAATCGACGCCCAGGCCGAAGGTGCGGCCGATCTCCACCCCGATGGGGTTGGCGGAGGTGGCCGTGAGCCAGAGGGCGGAAGAGACGCTCAAGCTCGCCATGCCGCAGAACATGAGGTACGCGCCCATCCGCCGCCTCGTCCCGTCCTCCGGCCTCGACCCCCCCGACTCCGCGAGGGAGAGGACGATGGGGAAGAGGACGCCACCCCTCGCGGTGTTGCTCGGGAAGGCGGGGGCGATGACGGCGTCCGTGAAGAAGATGCTGTAGGCCAGCCCCAGGGTGGAACGGCCGAAGAGCCCCACGACCATGTAGCTCAGGCGTCGCCCCAGGCCGGACTTCACGACGCCCCGGGCCACCAGGAACGCGACCACCACCAGGAGGACGGAACCGTTGGCGAACCCCCCGAACGCCTTCGCGGGCGCCACGGTCCCCGAGAGGACCGCGGCCGCCAGGGCGATCATGGCGGCCGTCAGGAGCGGGAAGGCGGCCAGGATCACGGAGAGGATCGCGGCCCCGAAGATGGCGAAGAGGTGCCACGCCTGGGGCGTCAGCCCTTCCGGGACGGGGGCGAACCAGATCCCGAGCGCGACGGCCAGGGCGATCCCCCGGACGAGGAGCTTGCCGGCGGCCGGGTCAGGCGGGTTCATGGACCGATCCGTCCTTTCCCCGGGAATTCTTCCGCTCCGGGGAAGCGGGTGGCAGGTACTGGCGGACCCGGCCCCGGAGCCCTGTGATCCGCCCCTGGATGTCTCCTTCTTCCGATTCGATGACGAACTGCCACTCGAACTCGTACTCCCCGGTCACGCCCGCCCATCGCCCCGTCCCTCCCAGCAGGGTCCCAGTGATTCGGGCTCCGGTGCGGATGCGTTCCCCGCGAATCTCGCTGAAGACCTGGTCGCCGCGCGTGTCGGTCCAGGCGCACCAGCCGGCGCCGCCTTTCAGGCTGTCGGAGAACCCGAGGACATCGATCCGGAACCCCTCGCCCAGACGTCGCTCCCCGGTGAGCAGCAGCGATCCGGAGAGATTGAAGGTCGAGACCTTACGGTCCGGGCCCAAGGGAAGAGTCTGCCGGCGGCCCGTGGCGGACCCCGTCCCTTCGAAGGAACGCCACTCGCCCGGGGGAGATACGCTCTCCGGACCTTTCGCCGGTCCCCCGCATGCCGACGCCAGCACGATCGCCAGCAGCGCGAGCGGGAGACCCCGCCGGCAACGCGCCGGGGCCGCGCCCCGATGCGGATTCCTCGCGAGCATCCGGTTCCTCCCCCTCGGATCCGTCACCCTTCAACACCGGCCCGTGCCCCTTGAATGTCTACCATTTTATTCCAATTCAAGATGTATACAATATACGTACACTTGCCGTCGGTAGACGAACGCCCGAAGCGCACGCGCCGCTGTTCGTGCTGTCCGTATTGGCCATTGTGCCCCTGGCGGTGCTGCCGGAGGGTATCCCCCTGCCCTTCCAAAGGAGGAGAAGATGAAAATATCACGACGGAATTTCTTCAAGATCGCCGGAGCATCCGTTGCGGCTGTCGCTGCAGCTTCAAAAGACGGCGAAGCCGGTCCTGACTCTCATGACCTTCGTACCAAGGGTCTGCAGACGACCACGACGATCTGCCCGTTCTGCGCCGTAGGGTGCGGGATGCTGGTCCAGGTCAAGGATGGAAAGGTCGTCAACATAGAGGGCGACCCCGACCATCCGATCAGTCAGGGGTCGCTCTGCTCGAAGGGAGATGCGCTCTTCCAGGTAGCCAACAACGACCTGCGCCTGAAAAAGGTCAAGTATCGTGCCGCCGGCGCATCCGAATGGGAAGAGAAAAGCTGGGACTGGGCACTCGACCGGATCGCCGAACGGATGAAGGATTCCAGGGACAGAAACTTCCGGATCAAAGAGAAGGGGGAGGAGGATCGTGAATATCTCGTCAATCGCAACGAGGGGATGACGATCCTCGGCGGCGCCGGGCTCGACAACGAGGAGTGCTACCTTCTCTCCAAGTTCGCCAGAAGCAGCGGGGTCGTTTATCTCGAACACCAGGCCCGATTGTGACACTCCTCCACGGTCGCCGGTCTGGCGGCAACGTTCGGCAGGGGGGCGATGACCAATCACTGGATCGACCTGAAAAACAGCGACTGCATTCTGGCGATCGGGTGCAATCCCGCCGAAAATCATCCGATCTCGTTCCGATGGATCGAAGCGGCGAAGGAAAAAGGGGCGACGATGATCACGGTCGATCCCCGCTTTACCCGCACCGCTTCGATGTCCCACATCTACGCCCAGCTTCGTCCAGGGACGGATATCGCGTTTCTTGGGGGGCTGATTCATCATGCGTTGGAGAACGGATTGGTTCACGAGGAGTACGTCCGGGAGTACACCAATGCCTCGTTTATTGTCGGTGAAGGGTACGGTTTCCATGAAGGAATGTTCGACTCATGGGACGACGAGGAAAAGTCATACGATCAAAAGAGCTGGGCGTATGCTCTTGACGCCGGCAACAGGGCCCGTCGCGACAGAACCCTGAAGAATCCGAGAACGGTTTTTCAGCTCCTGAAGAAACATTACTCCCGCTACGACGCCGATACGGTCTGCGCTGTCACCGGAACCCCGAAAGAGGATTTCCTGAACGTCGCCAAAGCCTTCTGCGGCACGGGCCGCCCGGACAAGGCCGGGACGATTCTCTATGCCATGGGAATCACCCAGTCGACGCATGGAGCGCAGAATGTCCGTGCCGTCGCGCTTCTCCAGCTTTTACTTGGGAACGTCGGGATTGCGGGGGGCGGAGTGAACGCCTTGCGGGGCGAGTCGAATGTCCAGGGTTCAACGGATTTCGGCCTCCTGTACAACCAGGTTCCGGGGTACATGAACTCGCCGGAAATGGAGGATCAGGATCTCGCCGCCGTCCTTGCCAAGAAACTTCCGAAAACCAATGAGCCCAAGAGCGCAAACTGGGTGAAGAACGGGGACAAATACGCCATCAGCCTCCTGAAGGCGTGGTACGGCACGAATGCCGACGAGAGGAACGCCTACGGTTTCAATTATCTTCCGAAGAGGAGCGGCAACTACTCCTACATTCACATCCTGAAGAAGGTCTCCGACGGCGAGATCGAAGGGATGGTCTGCATGGGGATGAACCCCGCCGTGGGTGGGCCGGATTCAGGAAACGCAAGGGTGGGGCTCGGAAAGCTGAAGTGGCTGGTAGCGGTCGATCTCTGGGAGACGGAGACATCCACGTTCTGGAAACGTCCCGGCGTAAACCCGGCTTCCATCGGGACGGAAGTATTCCTGCTCCCGGCGGCAGGTTCCGTGGAGAAAGAAGGGAGCATCATCAACTCCGGGCGCTGGGCGCAGTGGCGCTACAAGGCGGTGGAGCCCCCGGGCGAGGCCAAGAGCGACCTCTGGATCATCGACCAGTTTCATAAACGGCTGAAGAAACTCTACCTGGACAAAGGAGGGACAGCACCCGAACCGATCACCAAGCTTGCATGGAACTACGGCGAGGGTCACGAGCCGGACGTCCACCAGGTTGCAAAGGAGGTAAACGGCTACTTCACAAGGGATACGGAGATCAAGGACGGCGGAAAGACCCTTTCCTTCAAGAAGGGCGACCAGGTCCCGTCGTTTGTCCTGCTCCAGAACGACGGCTCCACAGCCGCCGGTTGCTGGATATACTCCGGTTCGTATACGGGTGAAGGGAACATGATGGCACGGCGGGATCCGAAGGACCACGAGAACGGTCTCGGGCTCTTCCCCGGCTGGGCCTGGAGTTGGCCGGTGAATCGCCGGATCGTCTATAACCGGGCGTCGGTGGACCCGCGGGGCAAGCCCTTCAACAGTGCCAGGCCGGTTGTTGCATGGGATCCGCTCACCAGAAAATGGCACGGTGATGTTCCGGACGGCGGTGCCCCCCCCCTGGCGGAGGAGGACGGTACGTATCCGTTCATCATGCTCCCGGAGGGGGTTGGACGACTTTATGCCCTGACCATGAAGGA
Proteins encoded in this window:
- a CDS encoding anion permease; this encodes MNPPDPAAGKLLVRGIALAVALGIWFAPVPEGLTPQAWHLFAIFGAAILSVILAAFPLLTAAMIALAAAVLSGTVAPAKAFGGFANGSVLLVVVAFLVARGVVKSGLGRRLSYMVVGLFGRSTLGLAYSIFFTDAVIAPAFPSNTARGGVLFPIVLSLAESGGSRPEDGTRRRMGAYLMFCGMASLSVSSALWLTATSANPIGVEIGRTFGLGVDFGSWLIAASVPALAAILLLPLVLYKIYPPEVKETPEAPAAAREALRTMGPLSRDEKVVAVAFALMVSGWVFAGTLKVDLTAVAFAGLGALLATSVLTLEDFKHEGDTLATFLWLAVLFALSGQLNEMGFMGYVGERLATRLEGVSWPVAYVALVVLYVLIHYLFVSQSSQVLALFGVFLDVGIRTGVPKEILAFALLFSSSYFSTITPQGGSQNVIFVGSGYLTQGELYRLGAITTAFSLLVFLVVGTPWILFITR
- the fdnG gene encoding formate dehydrogenase-N subunit alpha, whose product is MKISRRNFFKIAGASVAAVAAASKDGEAGPDSHDLRTKGLQTTTTICPFCAVGCGMLVQVKDGKVVNIEGDPDHPISQGSLCSKGDALFQVANNDLRLKKVKYRAAGASEWEEKSWDWALDRIAERMKDSRDRNFRIKEKGEEDREYLVNRNEGMTILGGAGLDNEECYLLSKFARSSGVVYLEHQARLUHSSTVAGLAATFGRGAMTNHWIDLKNSDCILAIGCNPAENHPISFRWIEAAKEKGATMITVDPRFTRTASMSHIYAQLRPGTDIAFLGGLIHHALENGLVHEEYVREYTNASFIVGEGYGFHEGMFDSWDDEEKSYDQKSWAYALDAGNRARRDRTLKNPRTVFQLLKKHYSRYDADTVCAVTGTPKEDFLNVAKAFCGTGRPDKAGTILYAMGITQSTHGAQNVRAVALLQLLLGNVGIAGGGVNALRGESNVQGSTDFGLLYNQVPGYMNSPEMEDQDLAAVLAKKLPKTNEPKSANWVKNGDKYAISLLKAWYGTNADERNAYGFNYLPKRSGNYSYIHILKKVSDGEIEGMVCMGMNPAVGGPDSGNARVGLGKLKWLVAVDLWETETSTFWKRPGVNPASIGTEVFLLPAAGSVEKEGSIINSGRWAQWRYKAVEPPGEAKSDLWIIDQFHKRLKKLYLDKGGTAPEPITKLAWNYGEGHEPDVHQVAKEVNGYFTRDTEIKDGGKTLSFKKGDQVPSFVLLQNDGSTAAGCWIYSGSYTGEGNMMARRDPKDHENGLGLFPGWAWSWPVNRRIVYNRASVDPRGKPFNSARPVVAWDPLTRKWHGDVPDGGAPPLAEEDGTYPFIMLPEGVGRLYALTMKDGPFPEHYEPVESPARNLLSRVQNNPLVKMTGDLSSDFDKYPHIGTTYRVTEHWQTGTMTRRLPWLVECVPDMFVEISRSLASAKGIKQGDMVTVTSVRGSIQARALVTARIKPFLVNGKPVEQVGMPWHFGYNGIAKGDSANILTAPIVSPVSSIPEYKAFLCNIEKGGKSS